In Aulosira sp. FACHB-615, the following are encoded in one genomic region:
- a CDS encoding CHASE2 domain-containing protein, producing MNNFHLKVQRIEQICLFELTWGTAQRISAKIIYPENLTLLYQEWQRTYLSFYKTALRGRVENSGTFQAPTPDWHAKLVQIEAKFLSEFHNWLRSSELYEIRTVITQFSLSSANSQSANINLFLTCDSLELARLPWETWEICTEVTFAFSKINIVRSPINIHKSIVKPNHIHRAKTRVLVILGDDTGLDFQAEKKAIQKLKRIADITFLGWQPGKSIDLLKTELKAAITSELGWDLLLFAGHSNETALTGGEISIAPNTTLSISEIIPLLNQALEKGLQFALFNSCNGLSIANKLIELGLSQVAVMREPIHNKVASEFFLHFLQSLAQYKDVQEALTSACQYLKLEENLTYPSAYLIPSLFLHPEAQLFCFKHSFAHNLRKISPSRIETIALSALFIISTQLPVQNNLLAQRLKAQAIYRQLTGQNDLTKNPPVLLVQIDEESIRKRKISNPKPMNRQYLAELIDKVQTRGAKVIGIDYLLDRHQEENDQALAKTLQMGVKSSKPTWFVLATTSALNGDRLKVLPEIASPNWTLQGEIDILPGYMQLLSPSDKSSSQPLYFANLLAISHQLQKLELQTATITNKKQRGLIAVADTTIEDRIKQPPQPQLSSKTDFSQQIEQFLQKNHLKNITSLTSARINLQPITEFSYYFGQMWLHPIVDFSIPPNQVYRSIPAWQLLENQKQNPQIANLENQIVIIAPGGYGEAGMSKDGEDNFDLPPALELWQRLEDPDNTNQVLTGGEIHAYKVHHLLNNRMVVPIPDLWLILIAIVLGKTLYFIIQKNPHLKLQILLSLGVSTVAYSLISLQIYLSSIAIILPWSLPSLIIWLYVMPAFLRRKAYE from the coding sequence ATGAATAACTTTCATCTTAAGGTGCAACGCATCGAACAAATTTGCTTATTTGAATTAACTTGGGGAACAGCACAACGTATCAGTGCTAAAATTATCTATCCCGAAAACCTGACATTACTCTATCAAGAATGGCAACGCACCTATCTCAGTTTTTATAAGACTGCGTTACGCGGAAGAGTAGAAAATTCCGGTACTTTTCAAGCACCAACTCCTGATTGGCACGCAAAATTAGTTCAAATAGAAGCAAAATTTTTATCAGAATTTCACAATTGGTTGCGTAGTAGCGAACTATATGAAATTAGAACAGTAATTACTCAATTTTCTTTATCTTCGGCTAATTCTCAATCTGCAAATATTAATCTTTTCTTGACTTGTGATTCTTTAGAATTAGCACGCTTACCTTGGGAGACTTGGGAGATTTGTACAGAAGTTACTTTTGCTTTTAGCAAAATTAATATTGTACGTAGTCCTATCAATATCCATAAATCAATAGTAAAACCTAATCATATTCATCGTGCTAAAACTAGAGTTTTAGTAATCTTAGGTGATGATACTGGTTTAGATTTTCAAGCTGAGAAGAAAGCAATTCAAAAATTGAAACGCATTGCAGACATTACATTTCTAGGATGGCAACCAGGAAAAAGTATTGACCTACTTAAAACTGAGCTAAAAGCAGCTATTACTTCAGAATTGGGATGGGATCTTTTATTATTTGCAGGCCATAGCAATGAAACAGCTTTAACAGGTGGAGAAATTTCTATTGCTCCCAATACTACTTTATCAATTAGTGAAATTATACCTTTATTAAATCAAGCTTTAGAAAAAGGATTGCAATTTGCTTTATTTAATTCATGTAACGGGTTAAGTATTGCTAATAAGTTAATTGAATTAGGTTTAAGTCAAGTAGCAGTAATGCGAGAACCAATTCATAATAAAGTCGCTTCGGAATTTTTTCTACATTTTCTCCAAAGTTTGGCTCAATATAAAGATGTCCAAGAAGCTTTAACATCAGCTTGTCAGTATCTAAAACTAGAAGAAAATCTGACTTATCCTAGCGCATATCTGATTCCTTCTCTATTTCTCCATCCAGAAGCTCAATTATTTTGCTTTAAACATAGTTTCGCTCATAACTTGCGAAAAATCAGCCCATCTCGCATTGAAACTATTGCTCTTTCAGCTTTATTTATTATTAGTACGCAACTACCTGTACAAAATAATTTATTAGCACAGCGTTTAAAAGCACAAGCTATTTATCGTCAATTGACAGGTCAAAATGATTTAACTAAAAATCCCCCAGTTTTATTAGTCCAAATTGATGAAGAATCGATTAGAAAGCGTAAAATTTCCAACCCAAAACCGATGAATCGTCAATACTTAGCTGAATTAATCGATAAGGTACAAACGAGGGGTGCTAAGGTAATTGGGATTGATTACTTATTAGATAGACATCAAGAAGAAAACGACCAAGCCTTAGCTAAAACCCTTCAGATGGGGGTAAAATCATCAAAACCGACATGGTTTGTCTTGGCAACAACTAGTGCCTTAAATGGCGATCGATTGAAAGTATTACCGGAAATTGCTAGTCCTAATTGGACTTTGCAAGGAGAAATTGATATTTTACCGGGATATATGCAACTGCTATCCCCATCAGATAAATCTTCATCTCAACCATTATATTTTGCTAATTTATTAGCAATCTCACATCAGTTACAAAAATTAGAACTACAGACAGCTACCATAACAAATAAAAAACAACGAGGCTTGATTGCAGTTGCTGATACAACTATTGAAGATAGAATTAAACAACCACCACAACCTCAATTAAGTAGTAAAACAGACTTTAGCCAGCAGATTGAACAATTCTTACAAAAGAATCATCTAAAGAATATTACTAGCTTGACATCAGCACGGATTAATTTACAACCAATAACAGAATTTAGCTATTATTTTGGTCAGATGTGGTTGCACCCAATAGTTGATTTTTCTATTCCGCCAAATCAAGTCTATCGAAGTATTCCGGCTTGGCAGTTATTAGAAAATCAGAAGCAAAATCCCCAAATTGCTAATTTAGAAAATCAAATAGTTATCATTGCACCAGGGGGATATGGTGAAGCAGGGATGTCAAAAGATGGTGAAGATAATTTTGATTTACCTCCAGCTTTGGAACTATGGCAACGTTTAGAAGATCCAGATAATACCAATCAAGTATTAACTGGGGGTGAAATTCATGCTTATAAAGTACATCATTTATTAAATAATAGAATGGTTGTACCTATCCCTGATTTGTGGCTAATTTTAATAGCTATTGTATTGGGTAAAACCCTATACTTTATAATACAAAAAAATCCACACCTTAAATTACAAATTTTATTATCATTAGGTGTATCCACAGTAGCTTATAGCTTAATAAGCTTACAAATTTATCTTTCATCAATTGCGATAATTTTACCTTGGAGCTTACCATCACTAATTATTTGGTTGTACGTAATGCCAGCCTTTTTAAGGAGAAAAGCTTATGAATAG
- a CDS encoding ADP-ribosyltransferase yields MWTPPFNLELSEVEEFRLLTLIPNQPNPERLFDSRYHESKIQFTLNFAPSLSRVEAWALSMYLGPTYYYRNINLSLVNALTSDEEPEKFLLVAKAATIALLKIPAITTDELQALPQPTPSEYQYLKRYKKLSRERLDKYKLGKTITETTFTSTTYWQDVVGLMQRYSQEATAVFHINPNPASKGRYVDPIKRANREGEILFPPHTRFQVSNVKSQQYPVTTSGEIRELVVIELDEL; encoded by the coding sequence ATGTGGACTCCACCATTTAACTTAGAATTGAGTGAAGTTGAAGAATTTCGCCTTCTAACCTTAATTCCAAATCAGCCAAACCCAGAAAGACTCTTCGACAGTCGCTATCACGAGTCTAAAATTCAATTTACCTTAAATTTTGCACCTTCATTATCCCGTGTTGAGGCTTGGGCTTTATCAATGTATTTAGGCCCGACATATTACTATCGCAATATCAATTTAAGTTTGGTAAATGCTTTAACTTCTGATGAAGAACCAGAGAAATTCTTACTTGTAGCCAAAGCAGCGACAATTGCACTTCTAAAAATTCCCGCAATTACAACAGATGAATTACAAGCTTTGCCTCAACCTACTCCAAGCGAATATCAATATCTCAAACGGTACAAGAAATTGTCAAGAGAAAGACTTGATAAATATAAATTAGGAAAAACAATTACTGAAACCACTTTTACTAGTACAACTTACTGGCAAGATGTTGTAGGATTGATGCAAAGATATAGCCAAGAGGCAACTGCGGTTTTTCACATCAATCCTAACCCTGCCTCCAAAGGCAGATATGTTGACCCGATTAAACGTGCAAACCGCGAGGGAGAAATCTTGTTTCCTCCACATACTCGATTTCAAGTAAGTAATGTCAAGTCTCAACAATATCCAGTCACTACATCAGGAGAAATTCGTGAACTAGTGGTTATTGAACTTGATGAACTTTGA
- a CDS encoding tetratricopeptide repeat protein, whose amino-acid sequence MSKSLKSFALVSLVFSLTCGVGLAANDVIVKHTLAQTATISDSKAEGDKLFEEGVQQFRRGEYPKALQTYQRVLEIRRKLGDKVGIGQTLNNIGQVYNGLLQQEKALEVLQQALTIRREIKDRAGEGETLDNIGGVYLALFKEEEALKTLQQALEIRREVKDKAGEAVTLSRMGLTYSFLKQQDKGLKFLQQALVIHKELGDKFQEGFTLFRIAAAYNNIDDNTNGLDWLNKALAANREVGNRAWEGRSLQQIGFTYFNRKEYDKALKIFQQSLPLIQEAGIRSFEASIVASIGDTYFKQEKYNKAIETYQQALPIAREVKDKSLELEILVSLGNSYNKVKNYELALESYQQALPLVRELKNKSEEARILFLIGTLYSLQGNFEQAIAPLELSLPIAREVKDKFLEAKIINQIAGVYFNRQQLEQAIEFYQQALALERQPLNNRPVQLDILLQIMQLYGISAIEAGGKKDYSRAISQANQTLNLVPEALDIAREIKDSAAVKEVMRIQSEAYSSIGNFYLNMKELAKAEEFIQQGLTIAKQSGNLKAEKYALSFLGGVYIAQGYSTKAIEIGQRELEIARILKDPFLEVRALLGLASTYNVLGDYEEGIKLSQQALTKSAEIDIQKVPKNNPEYALGSKLDALGLLSLIYKNLGEYDKALEFAQKRLNLAQSLKKPKLEADALISLGDVYENIQEFQKAIEITQQALKIARSINNSDLEAQGLRQISATYAGKGDYQQVLDFAKQILVIAEKTKNSNLKIDAFNIQRQVYTNQGNYKKALELFQNMLSIAKQNSDFGSEWTTLIEMGLFYKTLGDEQKSTEYFQQSLTLSQKIKNPQFEGVSFFLIAYSYFGKDQPQKIIEYTNRGLAILPKTKIIPVEIMGNLVLTLGYGELNNEPKAMEAAQSSLELARKSKNPSHEKDVLTFIGSLQRKFGKKQEAIKTYKQALAIKIQAKAVGADSSIYAGLGRTFAELNQPNEAIKNYQEAVQRIEVVRSRIQEITPDLQKSFFQTIVDFDGFTPAQVYRQYADLLLKQGRTAEATPIIEILKYLEAQEYFGKPRAINSTLNDKQIALGKELNQLQTIPLKERDNKQKQRIVELRKMQENLIKEYGQFVKSPEVAKRIEELRQLTGGKNLDPDAQARSLQDNLKELQQDAVIIYPLVLKERLELVLLTPYAPPVRRTVAVSEAELNKTIEDFRRDLQSPGTNAKVNANKLYQWLIQPLEGDLAEAKTKTIIFAPDERLRYIPLAALHDSKQWLIERFNINNITALSLMDLNTKPQTKREILAAAFTDINRNVSVPLGKKTANFKGLRYAGKEVDKIIATISGSTKLLDNQFNQGIVYQMNDYSVVHLATHAAFVDGKPEESVIVLGDGKYVTLGDVKDWNLPNVDLVVLSACETALGGFGDGKEILGFGYAMQQTGAKAAIASLWKVDDPSTSELMQLFYKNLSRKMTKSEALRQAQLDLLKGNNATNIDSERRGITVNIPSGTSSRNEKYQSEYSHPYYWAPFILIGNGL is encoded by the coding sequence ATGTCTAAGAGTTTGAAGAGTTTCGCCCTAGTTAGTTTAGTGTTTTCACTGACTTGTGGTGTTGGGTTAGCAGCGAATGATGTGATAGTGAAACATACTTTGGCGCAAACTGCAACAATTTCAGATAGCAAAGCAGAAGGCGATAAGTTGTTTGAGGAAGGTGTACAGCAGTTTCGGCGTGGGGAATATCCCAAAGCATTGCAGACTTATCAACGGGTGTTGGAAATCCGGCGAAAACTGGGGGATAAGGTTGGAATTGGGCAAACCCTGAATAATATAGGACAGGTTTACAACGGTTTGCTCCAACAGGAAAAAGCATTAGAAGTTTTACAGCAAGCATTGACAATTCGTAGAGAAATTAAAGATCGTGCTGGAGAAGGAGAAACCCTAGATAACATTGGTGGGGTTTACCTTGCTTTATTTAAAGAAGAGGAAGCTTTAAAAACATTGCAGCAAGCTTTAGAAATTCGTCGAGAGGTTAAAGATAAAGCAGGGGAAGCAGTTACTCTGAGTCGAATGGGTTTGACTTACAGTTTCTTGAAACAACAAGATAAAGGCTTAAAATTTTTACAACAAGCACTGGTAATACATAAAGAATTAGGCGATAAATTTCAAGAGGGGTTTACTCTATTTAGAATAGCGGCAGCTTACAACAATATAGATGATAATACTAATGGTTTGGATTGGTTGAATAAAGCTTTAGCTGCGAATCGTGAAGTTGGAAACCGTGCTTGGGAAGGTAGGAGTTTACAGCAGATAGGGTTTACTTATTTTAACAGAAAAGAATATGACAAGGCATTGAAAATTTTTCAGCAATCATTACCACTCATTCAAGAAGCAGGAATACGTTCTTTTGAAGCTAGTATTGTCGCTAGTATAGGAGATACCTACTTTAAGCAAGAGAAATATAATAAAGCTATTGAAACTTATCAACAAGCTTTACCTATAGCTCGTGAGGTAAAAGATAAATCTCTTGAATTAGAGATTTTAGTATCTCTAGGAAATAGTTACAACAAAGTAAAAAATTATGAGCTTGCTTTAGAATCTTATCAACAGGCTTTACCCTTAGTGCGGGAATTGAAAAATAAATCAGAAGAAGCTAGAATTCTTTTCCTCATAGGAACACTTTATAGTTTGCAAGGTAATTTTGAACAGGCGATCGCACCTTTGGAACTATCATTACCTATCGCTAGAGAAGTCAAGGATAAATTCCTAGAAGCTAAAATTATTAACCAAATTGCAGGGGTGTATTTCAATAGACAACAACTTGAGCAAGCTATTGAATTTTATCAACAAGCATTAGCCCTTGAACGACAACCACTTAATAACCGTCCTGTGCAATTGGATATTTTATTGCAAATTATGCAATTATACGGGATAAGTGCTATCGAAGCTGGAGGAAAGAAAGATTATTCTCGTGCGATAAGCCAAGCCAATCAAACGCTTAACTTAGTACCAGAAGCTTTAGATATTGCCAGAGAAATCAAAGATTCAGCAGCAGTAAAAGAAGTGATGAGAATACAAAGTGAAGCTTATTCTTCCATAGGCAATTTTTATCTGAATATGAAAGAATTAGCAAAAGCAGAAGAATTTATTCAGCAAGGTTTAACAATTGCAAAACAGTCTGGAAATTTAAAAGCCGAGAAATATGCTTTATCTTTTCTAGGTGGAGTTTACATTGCTCAGGGATATAGCACCAAGGCAATTGAAATAGGTCAGCGAGAGTTAGAAATTGCTCGTATACTTAAAGACCCTTTCTTGGAAGTAAGAGCTTTATTAGGGCTTGCTTCTACATATAATGTTTTGGGAGATTATGAGGAAGGTATTAAATTATCACAGCAAGCTTTAACAAAATCAGCAGAAATTGATATTCAAAAAGTACCTAAAAATAATCCAGAATATGCTTTAGGAAGCAAACTAGATGCTTTAGGACTTTTAAGTTTAATCTACAAGAATCTTGGAGAATATGATAAGGCTCTAGAATTTGCTCAAAAACGTTTAAATTTAGCGCAAAGTCTGAAAAAGCCTAAATTGGAAGCTGACGCATTGATTAGTTTAGGCGATGTATACGAGAATATCCAAGAATTTCAAAAAGCAATCGAAATTACCCAGCAAGCTTTGAAAATTGCGAGGAGTATTAATAATTCTGATTTAGAAGCACAGGGATTAAGACAAATAAGTGCTACCTATGCTGGAAAGGGAGATTATCAGCAAGTTTTAGACTTTGCAAAGCAAATATTGGTAATTGCAGAGAAAACGAAAAATTCAAATTTGAAAATAGATGCTTTCAATATTCAAAGGCAAGTTTATACTAATCAAGGCAATTATAAGAAAGCTTTGGAATTATTCCAGAATATGTTGTCAATCGCTAAACAAAATAGCGATTTTGGTTCTGAGTGGACAACTCTTATTGAAATGGGATTATTCTACAAAACTTTAGGAGATGAACAAAAAAGCACTGAATATTTCCAACAATCACTTACCCTATCTCAAAAAATAAAAAATCCTCAGTTTGAAGGTGTAAGTTTCTTTCTTATTGCCTATAGCTATTTTGGTAAAGACCAACCACAAAAAATTATTGAATATACGAATCGAGGTTTAGCTATTTTACCAAAAACTAAAATAATCCCAGTAGAAATTATGGGAAATCTTGTACTTACTTTGGGCTATGGTGAGTTAAATAATGAACCAAAAGCAATGGAAGCAGCCCAATCTAGCTTAGAACTTGCAAGAAAGTCGAAAAATCCTAGCCATGAAAAGGATGTACTTACATTTATAGGGAGTTTACAGCGTAAGTTTGGTAAAAAGCAAGAAGCGATTAAAACATATAAGCAAGCATTAGCAATCAAGATTCAAGCAAAAGCTGTAGGTGCTGATTCTAGTATTTATGCTGGCTTAGGTCGTACTTTTGCTGAATTAAATCAACCTAATGAAGCGATTAAAAACTATCAAGAGGCAGTTCAGCGAATTGAAGTAGTGCGAAGTAGGATTCAAGAAATTACACCTGATTTACAAAAATCTTTCTTCCAAACAATTGTCGATTTTGATGGATTTACGCCAGCCCAAGTATATCGCCAGTATGCAGATTTATTATTAAAGCAAGGACGTACAGCAGAAGCAACGCCAATCATAGAAATACTGAAATATCTAGAAGCTCAAGAGTATTTCGGCAAACCGAGAGCAATTAATAGTACTTTAAATGATAAACAAATCGCCTTGGGTAAGGAATTAAATCAATTACAAACTATCCCACTAAAGGAGCGTGACAATAAGCAAAAACAACGTATTGTTGAGTTGCGAAAAATGCAAGAAAACCTTATAAAAGAATACGGACAATTTGTCAAAAGTCCAGAAGTTGCAAAACGAATTGAAGAATTACGTCAACTTACTGGAGGAAAGAATTTAGACCCAGATGCACAAGCAAGAAGTTTACAAGATAATTTAAAGGAGCTACAACAAGATGCTGTAATTATTTATCCCTTGGTTCTAAAAGAACGTTTGGAACTAGTATTACTTACTCCTTATGCTCCTCCAGTTCGTCGTACAGTAGCAGTTTCAGAAGCTGAACTTAATAAAACAATTGAAGATTTTCGTCGTGATTTGCAAAGTCCTGGCACTAATGCCAAAGTCAATGCTAATAAACTTTATCAATGGCTAATTCAACCATTGGAGGGGGATTTAGCAGAAGCAAAAACCAAAACAATTATTTTTGCTCCCGATGAAAGATTACGTTATATTCCTCTAGCTGCTTTACATGATAGTAAGCAATGGCTAATTGAGCGTTTTAACATCAATAATATTACAGCCTTGAGTTTGATGGATTTAAATACAAAACCTCAAACTAAACGAGAAATTTTAGCTGCTGCATTTACAGATATCAATCGCAATGTCAGTGTTCCACTTGGAAAAAAGACAGCAAATTTTAAAGGATTGAGATATGCAGGAAAAGAAGTAGATAAAATTATAGCAACTATTTCTGGAAGCACCAAACTTTTAGATAATCAATTCAATCAAGGTATCGTGTATCAAATGAACGATTACTCAGTGGTACATCTTGCGACTCACGCAGCATTTGTAGATGGAAAGCCAGAAGAATCTGTAATTGTTTTGGGTGATGGTAAATATGTGACTCTAGGAGATGTAAAAGATTGGAACCTACCTAATGTTGATTTAGTTGTATTGAGTGCTTGTGAAACTGCTTTGGGTGGTTTTGGGGATGGTAAAGAGATTTTAGGTTTTGGTTATGCGATGCAACAAACGGGTGCTAAAGCTGCGATCGCATCTTTGTGGAAAGTTGACGATCCCAGTACATCAGAACTAATGCAGTTATTTTACAAAAACCTCTCCAGAAAGATGACGAAATCTGAAGCATTACGTCAAGCACAACTTGATTTACTAAAAGGGAATAACGCCACCAACATCGACTCCGAACGACGTGGTATTACAGTGAATATACCATCCGGTACCTCCTCAAGAAATGAAAAGTATCAAAGTGAATATTCGCATCCTTACTACTGGGCACCTTTCATTTTAATTGGTAACGGTCTTTAA
- a CDS encoding strawberry notch C-terminal domain-containing protein, which yields MGFTALICVAFYKRQRQTGGNGIFDTKDNLESQYAEYALYELFKQIFQGRFYEVPLGKFEQMTGLSLTSHEGGMKIDLPPLRQFLNRLLALTIGMQNVIFERFELLLSQQIETAIANGTFEIGVETLRAERFTVESCETVYTHPATGSVTNYLKIERTQRNNIKTAAEMLEFSTQHQGRFLINEKSGQAAVSIPTHSVFDGDGSVVPRVLLVRPQNQMRVPVERLESSTWKQVSIQEFVTAWSKEVDELPRFTTDYLHLVTGILLPIWKVLPQKNSRVFRLQTSDGQKILGRVVHASDIQTVTEQLGLKNTLLSPQELVSLVLNEGYSQQLPGGVTLRRSYIAGEPRLELLEALSLAERLVAKGCFTEIINWRKRVFVPTRDKAADVLAAVIGILG from the coding sequence TTGGGCTTTACTGCCCTGATATGTGTAGCTTTTTATAAGCGGCAACGGCAAACCGGAGGTAATGGCATCTTCGACACTAAGGATAACCTTGAGTCTCAGTATGCAGAGTACGCGCTGTACGAACTCTTTAAGCAGATATTCCAAGGTCGATTTTACGAAGTGCCTTTGGGCAAGTTCGAGCAGATGACGGGTTTATCTCTGACTTCTCACGAAGGCGGGATGAAGATAGATTTACCACCGTTGCGACAGTTCCTCAATCGCTTGCTGGCTTTGACAATCGGGATGCAAAACGTGATTTTCGAGCGTTTTGAACTGTTGTTGAGTCAACAGATTGAAACTGCGATCGCCAATGGTACTTTTGAAATCGGAGTAGAAACGCTTCGGGCTGAACGGTTCACTGTGGAAAGCTGCGAAACCGTATATACTCACCCTGCTACTGGTAGCGTAACTAACTACCTAAAGATAGAACGCACCCAAAGGAACAACATCAAAACGGCTGCCGAAATGTTGGAGTTTTCAACTCAGCACCAGGGGCGGTTCTTGATCAATGAAAAATCTGGTCAAGCCGCAGTATCAATTCCTACGCATAGTGTATTCGATGGTGATGGTAGTGTAGTACCTAGAGTGTTGCTAGTACGACCACAAAATCAAATGCGCGTACCTGTTGAGAGATTAGAATCGTCCACCTGGAAACAAGTTTCAATACAGGAGTTTGTTACAGCTTGGTCAAAGGAAGTAGACGAACTACCCAGATTCACAACTGACTACTTGCACTTGGTCACAGGAATCCTACTACCAATTTGGAAAGTTCTGCCACAGAAGAACAGCCGGGTGTTTCGGTTGCAAACCAGCGATGGTCAGAAAATTCTGGGGCGTGTGGTTCATGCTTCAGACATCCAGACCGTTACTGAACAGCTTGGGCTGAAGAACACGCTGCTTTCTCCACAAGAGTTAGTATCTCTGGTTCTCAACGAAGGCTATTCTCAGCAATTGCCCGGAGGCGTAACGTTGCGTCGCTCTTACATTGCTGGTGAACCTCGCTTGGAATTGCTTGAAGCTCTTTCCCTCGCAGAGAGACTTGTGGCTAAGGGTTGTTTCACCGAAATTATAAATTGGCGTAAGCGGGTATTTGTGCCAACTAGAGATAAAGCTGCTGATGTGCTGGCGGCAGTGATAGGCATTTTGGGTTAA
- a CDS encoding DUF1822 family protein, producing MKNLLSNLTPMSYLDFDALPTSAVILSPDEIDQAAVLSNQIIDESKQWQAYLHYLALSAFEQWLQERAESLIINREQCTILQPVLANFISCVANLQVGAFKVCLIATGSLSDEMVNIPRVVIELPEFIPHFYVLVEVLEEQEAANVYAFLSYEELQENLQITSLQSDWNYQLSISCFDNHPDRLLLYLRCLEASAISLPAIPLNRSVLLANIQHQLIELLPQLQSPERELSEVLTWEQATAVLTSPELINWVYTLQTQAATENLEIDSAKPESKAAFVSLQDVIKLITQPALNAGSWLWDELDDLAASLSWVLLPSFADASQMRPIRSPEEEFEVIATQLRQRGLKIPVQARGAYQDLLLAGIALRLYAVTWHLLSESEKPEWSLLLILGAPALSSLPSQIKLRVSDQTGILDEPGLNAESEDSYIFTRVVGNWDEKFLVSVSLMDDVEVTLPPFAFNLERLRN from the coding sequence ATGAAAAATTTATTAAGTAATCTTACTCCCATGTCTTACCTTGACTTTGATGCTTTACCAACTTCAGCAGTGATTCTCTCACCTGATGAAATTGACCAAGCCGCAGTACTCAGTAATCAAATTATTGATGAATCCAAGCAATGGCAAGCTTATCTTCATTATTTAGCTTTATCAGCTTTTGAGCAATGGCTACAAGAAAGAGCAGAATCTTTAATTATTAATCGTGAGCAATGTACAATTTTACAACCAGTTTTAGCAAATTTTATTAGTTGTGTTGCTAATTTACAAGTGGGAGCATTCAAAGTCTGTTTAATTGCTACTGGTAGCTTGAGCGATGAAATGGTGAATATTCCCAGAGTTGTTATTGAGCTACCAGAGTTTATTCCCCATTTTTATGTTTTAGTGGAGGTGTTGGAAGAACAAGAAGCAGCGAATGTTTATGCTTTTTTAAGCTATGAAGAATTACAAGAGAATTTACAGATAACTTCTTTACAGTCAGATTGGAATTATCAACTGTCAATATCTTGTTTTGATAATCATCCAGACCGTCTATTACTATATCTACGATGTTTGGAAGCATCAGCAATATCTTTACCTGCAATTCCCTTAAATCGGTCTGTGCTTTTAGCAAACATACAACATCAGTTGATTGAATTATTGCCTCAGTTACAATCACCAGAGCGGGAATTATCTGAAGTTTTAACTTGGGAACAAGCTACTGCTGTTTTAACTAGTCCAGAATTGATCAATTGGGTTTATACATTACAAACACAAGCAGCTACAGAGAATCTAGAGATAGATAGCGCCAAGCCAGAATCAAAAGCTGCTTTTGTGTCCTTACAAGATGTAATTAAATTAATTACGCAACCTGCTTTAAATGCTGGAAGTTGGTTATGGGACGAGTTGGATGATTTAGCTGCTTCACTTTCTTGGGTGCTGTTACCCAGTTTTGCAGATGCTTCCCAAATGCGACCAATACGTAGTCCAGAGGAAGAATTTGAGGTAATAGCTACTCAATTACGACAGAGGGGGTTAAAAATTCCCGTACAGGCGCGGGGTGCGTATCAAGATTTACTTTTAGCTGGGATAGCTTTGCGGTTGTATGCTGTAACTTGGCATTTACTATCGGAATCAGAAAAGCCAGAATGGAGTTTGTTACTAATTTTGGGCGCACCTGCTTTAAGTAGTTTACCGTCTCAGATTAAACTTAGGGTCAGCGACCAAACAGGTATTTTGGATGAACCGGGATTAAATGCAGAGAGTGAAGATTCTTATATATTTACCCGTGTGGTTGGTAATTGGGATGAGAAGTTTTTAGTGAGTGTAAGTTTGATGGATGACGTTGAGGTGACTTTACCGCCTTTTGCTTTTAATTTGGAGCGGTTACGGAATTGA